The DNA region AACGCATTAACGGTGTTGATTCCATGATGGTCAACAACGACCCGCTGATTCAAAAACAATCGGGTTACACACAGTACGACATCACTGCCAGGGCTTTATGGAAGCCCAATACGGGCCATACTGTCAGCCTGAACCTTCAGTTATCCAACTCAAGTGATATCCCCCGCTACGACAGGCTCACCGAGATGCCGGGCGGAAAGCTAAAGTATGCCGAATGGTATTATGGCCCTCAAACCCGGTTACTCACCTCCTTAAAAAGCGAATGGCTTCATGAAACAAAAATGTATGACAATGCAGCCGTCATGGTTTCGTATCAGAATATCAGTGAAGACAGGGTTAGCCGCGGCTTTGGAAAATCAAAAAAGAAGCACCAGGAAGAAACAGTTGATATTGTTGCGTTTAATGCTGACATGATGAAAGAAATCTTCAGAAATTCAGAATTACGGTATGGCGTTGAGGCCAATGTAAACATGGTTGGCTCAAAGGCGTACAATGAAAATATCAAGACCAGTGAAATTACCAATGATGTGGCAACCCGTTATCCTGACGACAAAAACCGCATGACCACGCTGGCCGCCTATGCCTCCAACAACTGGGAAATCAACAAAAAAGTGATCTTCTCGCAGGGCCTCCGGCTGAGCAATGTTTCGCTGCTGGCATCCTATACTCCGGAAATGCTTGAAATAACCCAATTCCCATACTCCGATGATATGACCCAGAACAATACCGCTTTTAACGGAAGCCTGGGATTGGTGGTAATGCCGGAGAAAGGCTGGAGGTTGTCAGCCAACCTGTCGAGTGGGTTCAGGGCGCCGAATATTGATGACGTTTCCAAATTAAACGACTCTAACAGTTCCGACCAGTTGCTGTTTGTGCCCAATCCCGGTTTAAAACCCGAATATTCATACAATGCCGAACTAACCATTGAAAAAACCTTTAACCAGCAAGTGCAGGTGGGCCTGACCGGTTTTTACACCCTGCTCGACAATGCATTTGTAGCCCGCCCGTTCCTGTATAATGGTCAGGATTCAGTGGTGTTTGACGGAACACTATGCGGGGTTCAGGCACTTCAGAATGCCGGCGAGGCATACATCTACGGCCTCGAAGCCAGCATTGATGCATCCATAACTCATTATCTGTCGTTTTCCAGTTATCTGACCTATACTTACGGACGTGTTAAAAATGAGGACGTTCCCCTTGATCACATCCCTCCGGTATTTGGCATGACCTCTGTAAAACTCGACATCAAAAAATTCACAGGAGAATTTTACGCCAGGTACAATGGCTGGAAACGCATTAAAGATTACAGCCCGGGCGGAGAAGACAACGAAAATTACGCTACAGCCGACGGAATGCCATCATGGGTCACTTTAAACCTGCGTGCTTCGTATCAGGTTAACCGATACCTGAATGTGCAGGCCGGTATTGAAAACATCCTTGACACCCATTATCGTCTTTTTGCCAGCGGAATCAGCGCCCCGGGACGAAATGTAAGCCTGACACTCAGAAGCAACTTCTAAAAGCAGCTTCCTTAAGTCACAATAAAAACAGCCGGCATCCATTTAAAATGCCGGCTGTTTTTTTATATAACAAACTCATCATCACCAATTAAGCATTGATTTTATGGCAGATTATTATTATCTTTACGAAAATGCCGGTTCACAGCATTACGGCAACATTTACTTTTGTTAACAATGACAGGCAAACCCAACACCATGGAAAATCAGACACCCCCCGGAATTAAAAAGCGCAATCTGAAAGTAACGTTCATTTTCGCCGCAATCGGATGTTTGCTTATGGCATCAGGAATGATCGTTGGTATTTCTGACAATCCCCCAGGCATATTTCTAAGCTTTGCCGGATTAATCTTTCTTATTCTGGCAATAGTACATCCATGGAGGAATATTCGCAATTACCAGATTCTGCTCATTAGCGGCGCCATCGGATTTCCATTTACGGCAGTACTTCACAATGCCTTTGAAGCAGCAGGTCAGTATTTTGCTGAGATTTCAATACTTTCAGGCATATTTAACGGGATTGGAGCCTTTTTCTTTCTGGTCGCTATATTTCTTTGTCCGGTAATGATACTGACAGGATTGACAGGCATTGTTTACCTTGCTGTAAAAAAAAGGACATTAAAAAAACAGGCCGCAAATCATATTGGGGAGCAATAGCAGTAACAGCAAATGAAATCTGACAAAAACACAACAGGACTGCCGAACAAACGACAGTCCTGCTGAAGAATAAAGTCAGATGATTTCTTATTTATTGCCGCGTTGCAATACTTCATCAATCATACCATAATCTTTGGCTTCCTGAGCAGTCATCCAGTAATCACGATCAGAATCCTTTTCAATTTTTTTAAAGTTCTGTTTTGAATGCTGGGCAATTATGTCGTACAGTTCTTTTTTGAGTTTAAGAATTTCGCGGGTGGTAATTTCAATATCAGATGCCTGCCCCTGCGCGCCACCCATTGGCTGATGGATAAGAATGCGTGAATGTTTAAGGGCGGTACGCTTGCCTTCGGCACCGGCACAAAGCAGTACAGCTCCCATCGAAGCCGCCATACCAGTACAGATAGTTGCTACATCGGGGGCAATGTATTGCATTGTATCATAAATACCTAATCCGGCATAAACTGAACCACCGGGAGTATTCAGGTAAATCTGTATATCTTTTTTGGGATCAACTGACTCAAGAAAAAGCAGCTGCGCCTGGATAATATTGGCTACATAATCGTCAATGGGCACGCCAAGAAAAATAATCCTGTCCATCATCAGACGCGAAAAAACGTCCATGGTGGCTATATTTAACTGACGCTCTTCGATAATGGTCGGAGAAATATAACCGTTAACAGCCGAAGTGAATTTATCAAGTGTAAGGCTGCTGATGCCCCGGTGACCGGTGGCATATTTTCTGAATTCGTTTTGCATAGTTTGTCTGTTTATTTACTGTCAAATTTACAGTAATTCGGTGAATAGTCCTTTAAAAAGCAGGAATTAATTAAAAATTTAGTGTGTCGAATTTTATGCCACAATCCTGTTTTTTCCTGAAAATTATTCAAAAAAACCACGAACATCCCAATATGCCATGATATGAATTAAGCAAAGCCTTCCGGCTTTTACCATCAACTGCGTATGGTAAAGCATCATAATCCATCATAAATACCAGCTCTCCTGCCGGAAAAATATGAATAAAAAGCGGTTCAGGTAAAACACGCTATGTGTGACCAATTTTGCAACAAAAAGCAATGGCTGCAAACATGCAAACGACATTCATTATAAACAGCAACCATGTTTCAATAAATATCCGGCGTCATTTTTAACGTTACTTTCTATCCATTAGTCTATAGATGTAATAAATCAATGAAATTGCCATCAAAAGCGTTGCTATTAATGGAATACCAACTATTGTAATTTTTCCTAATTCTAAATCGTCGGGTGTCATTGCATATGTCATTGCAGCAAACATACAGCCGTTTAAAGTATTTAAAATTCTAAGTAGCCTAACGGCTGTCTTATACTGGAATTCCGCATTTTCGTGAGTAATCCTTTTTGGATAGTTGAATAGATGAGGGAATTTTTTTAGAAATGTAACGCCTACATAAATTGTCAACCCAATAAAAGGCAATATCCATAAACTCCAATTGTTATTTGTTTCTTTACCTGAGTAAATGTAAATAAATGGCAAACCAATCATAAATGCAACCGCAAATAAACCAATTGCTTCAATGATTATATCAAATAATTCTGGTTTTATAATTAGCCTTGGTCTTTCTTCGTTTCTCATATATTTCAGCCTTGTTGTCAATTGTCGAAAGTTGAACTGAAAAAATATTTCAGGTCAGCGGATGACAGTCAGCCCAACACCAAATTCAAGTCGTGCAATAAATTTCAAGCAGATAATCCAGATCTCATACAAGTTTTAAGCTGACTGTCAGCCAATGGCTTAAGCTCTTCAGCCCTGATTCTCAACCATTGGGCAAACAGTAGCCTCGCGATACATCGCACAGGTAGCACAAAAACCCATTTTCACAATCCAAATATCTGAAATTTACACCACACCTCAACCGGTAATTGGGCTTATTGCCGGACAGGCAGAAAAGTTTCCGGCGGCCAGTATTTGTTCATAAACGTATTTGGATAACAAAACAGAGTTTAAAAGGCATTTAAAGCAGTTTTAAAGCCTCTTTAAAAGTGATTCAAATCCATTCAATCTTTGTTGAGCTTGTGCTGCTCTTTTTCATAATACAAGTTTAATGGTTTTTGTCTAATTTTAAACTGTACTATTTTTTGGGGTACTTACATTAATAATTTGTGCTTGCGTGTGCAGGGCTACTACTGCGAAAAACAGGCAAATTGTTTTTCTAAATGTTTTCATGATACCGATTGGGTTTAAGTTTATAAAAATTTCAGCGTTTTATTATGTTCGCTGAATAAACTGATTCGTTGATATATACTGTTAAAACATAGAATCCTGGCAACAGGTGTGAAACATCAAGGCCGAAAGTACTCTTGCCAATGTTGATTTTGTTGCAGCTAATATTCCTGCCAGACAATTCTGTAATCCTAAAATCATACAGACCGTCTGTGATTGTTGTATTAAACCTCCCTACCACCATATTATTAGAAGGGTTGGGAGAAATACTAAGTACCTTATTTGGTTTAGAGATATTTATGTCTTTCACACTTGTAACAGTTGGTTCAATACTCCTGTATATAAAGTGTGAATTGGATTCCATCAATGCATAAACATAATCGTCATTGTCTGATTCTATTCCTCCAATTGGATAATATGGCAATCCATTATTTTCAAAATGAAAACTTAATCCATAGTCTGTCGAAACCAGAATCCCGTCAGGCCAGGCAGTCCCTGCATAGATATGCCCTGCTGAATTTAAGGCAAGGCCGTTTATGTTCGGCCCGGCAAGGCACTCAACAATCTGACCAGGATCGTCGTGATAAATGGCATAAATTCCGCCGGTTCCGTCATAGCCACCCCTTACCCCAATAATCAGATCACCCTGCTCATTGTATTCAAGGTTTTCAACCATACGGTTAAACAACCCCAGGAACTCCCAATCAGCACCTCCGCTGGTTGACTTGTATAATCCTCCCATATCAGGTAAATAGCACCCTAACCCAATACAAATGTCACCATTGGGGGCAAAGACAATATCTGCAACAAATTCACTGGTATGGTTTTCGGTTGAAAAAACCACCTCCCAATCCAAGCCTCCATTTTCAGATTTTAGCAACATAGCACCATTGGAAGCCCATTCACTTACAAAAAGGGTATCGTTACCTTGTGCAACAATTTTTACTTTACCCCCATAATCAGGCATGGTAAACGATTGCCAGGTTTGTCCGTTATCAGAAGATTTTGTAAGATCCCAACCAGGGCCTCCTCCAAACACAAAAATCTCTCCGCTTTCATTTATTGCTATAGATGAAGGTCCATAAACGCCCATGTCAAGTACCAATTCCCATGTCTGCCCATCATCTTGAGAGCGAAATACACCATCATAAGCTGTATTTGTATTCGTTCCAACAAAAATATCGCCTTGTTGATTAACAGCAAGGCATGAAATATCAAGACTGTCAGGAAATGGTAATAATTCCCAGAAATCCTGTGACAAAACAGAATTATTTAGCAAGAAAAGTTGAAACACAAAAATGATGTAAAGTTTTCTCATAGTTTTTAGCTCTTTACTTTTTCATATAGCAGCCAACGTTTGACAATATGAAACAGTTGGGTTTTCGGGCTGCGTTCGTATCCACCGAGGAAAACGCTGAGGCGAGAACCAAACCATCGCAAACCACTGAACCCCAACTGTTTTATATTGTGTGTTGGCATTTCGTTTTTTATTATTCTGTAAATTTTCAATTATCACAACCTTCTATATCTTTCTCAATATTTGAAATTGGAAGGTTTAATTCTTTTATCAATTCATAATAGTCATTCACTAGTTCACTATCAAATCCATAGAAGCTAATGATAAAATCATCCCCAGAAAATCCTTTATATTTCTTCAAATAGAAATTATTGCCTGCATGTCCAGGAAATTCTTCTCTGAATTTTGCACTTAATAATTTATGGGAGAATCTATAAATCGAATTTTTATGAATTTCATTCATAACTACCGTGCAAGAATCAACCATTTTTTTGAAAGGAGTATAATAGCTTCCTATGCTATCCTGAATCAAAACCATATTATCGCAATCCACACAATATTTTTGATAATGTATATAAAACATCTCATCACTCATGGTTGTAATAAAGATATTCTCCTCATGACCTCCCCATTCTCCGCATTCTGAAAACTTAACATTCAAGTCCATTATTTTCCTTGTCCCATGATATTGACTAGTCTCATTAGAAAAGAAATCCACATTCTCTGTAAGAGTCTTATCTTTATTGTCACATGAAAAAAGAACGATTAGAAAAAAAATGTATATATAAGTTTTCATAGGTTGTCGTTTTTAAAATGACCGCCAACGAGTAAATCCCCGCATCCTTGCGCATCCTCCCGACTTATCCGCAACCATCACTATTGCTTATTTAAATCGGTCTTTCATTACAAATATAGTATTAATTTAAATATCCAAACTATCCATCGGATTTATAATGCTTTTAATTCTTTAATTGTGTCATCTATAAAAATTTCTGATGATTTCATGCTGTATGCCCTGTCAAGCTTTGGATGTAAGACAAGTGAGGCCCGTTTTCGGGGTGGTGGGTTGCAAAAATATGCTGCAGTGTTTGGGGCGTAACCGCTTGGGCTTTCCCCGCTTTCCGGGCTATGTTATATACAACCTCCTGTACCAAATATTTTAACGAAAAATGCCGGTAAGTGCATACCCCCGCATGGGATGCGCTGCATTGAGCAGTTTAGTGAGCTTGTCGAACCATGGTCGAAATGTAGTTCAACCGGTAACCGGGGACGAAGGACGAGAACAGGGAAGCTGATAATCGCCGGGTTCCCGCTTAGGCGGAACAGGGCTTGCTCGCCGATTTAATTCCTGTTTGTTGGCCACAGTTATATTTTTTCTTTCAATGCTTTAAGCTCAATATATGCCGATTCAGTAACAGATTTATCTTTGAAATTAATTATTCCTTCTTTCCGAAGGTCTAATTATAAACTGTCTGAATTTTGGGGGTACTTACAAAATAATCAGATATATGACAAGGAATGTAAAACTGAAACCTTAACCTGACCTGAGAAATTGGCCCTGAATACCAACCGGAGTGTCAACCCCAAACATTAAATCCCCATGTAGTAATACTTTGGCAGGTCGGTAAAGTTCAACACTTACTTAAATCGCAGTCGTGAGATACTCAGGACTGCGATTTTGCTTTGTCGGCACGACCGCGTTTAAGTCTTATTTGTTGGCAACTGGTGTTCATTCATATCCGTCTGTTTGTCATTTATTTAGCTTTTAGTTTCTTGTCATTATCAATCTGCACCAACCTATCCACGAAGCACAAATTTATTTTATTTTTTTGAGCGTGGGCAACTGCGCTGCATTCACGAACACCTTTGAAAATAAAACAATTTGTGAGTAATCCTAAAACCGTCCTGAAAGGCGGTTACCCGGGCTGGCTTTGCAAGCTCTTTGACAAAGCTTTAGCTACGCTGATTTTAGCTGCGTTCGGCATAGCTCAAACAAGTTTGGCTCTGCACTCACTTAACGCAAAAATTGGTTTGTGCGTTGGCTTCCCGATAAAACGGGACAAGCTGTGTGGGCTTGCAAATGTGCTTACGACTGTGCG from Lentimicrobiaceae bacterium includes:
- a CDS encoding TonB-dependent receptor; translated protein: MKKNFIYFLLLFISFNLSAQQVYVLNRSTLQPVSNCLIFNANKTISVTTNNSGAASLSAFGKSDSIFFKHLSFQPYKATLQELSASSYKVFLTETVINLEEVVFSANKVEENYRDIPMKIDIIRASSIQFDNPQTSADMLQQSGKVFVQQSQLGGGSPVIRGMETNRVLIVVDGVRLNNAIYRAGHLQNVITVDPNMLERVEVLHGPGSVIYGSDAMGGVMHFYTKNPILASNGKAYTSGSAFARYSSAANEKTGGLTLNAGWKKFAILLSGTFKDIGDLREGKNRDSKYGDWGKRLYYAERINGVDSMMVNNDPLIQKQSGYTQYDITARALWKPNTGHTVSLNLQLSNSSDIPRYDRLTEMPGGKLKYAEWYYGPQTRLLTSLKSEWLHETKMYDNAAVMVSYQNISEDRVSRGFGKSKKKHQEETVDIVAFNADMMKEIFRNSELRYGVEANVNMVGSKAYNENIKTSEITNDVATRYPDDKNRMTTLAAYASNNWEINKKVIFSQGLRLSNVSLLASYTPEMLEITQFPYSDDMTQNNTAFNGSLGLVVMPEKGWRLSANLSSGFRAPNIDDVSKLNDSNSSDQLLFVPNPGLKPEYSYNAELTIEKTFNQQVQVGLTGFYTLLDNAFVARPFLYNGQDSVVFDGTLCGVQALQNAGEAYIYGLEASIDASITHYLSFSSYLTYTYGRVKNEDVPLDHIPPVFGMTSVKLDIKKFTGEFYARYNGWKRIKDYSPGGEDNENYATADGMPSWVTLNLRASYQVNRYLNVQAGIENILDTHYRLFASGISAPGRNVSLTLRSNF
- the clpP gene encoding ATP-dependent Clp endopeptidase proteolytic subunit ClpP, which translates into the protein MQNEFRKYATGHRGISSLTLDKFTSAVNGYISPTIIEERQLNIATMDVFSRLMMDRIIFLGVPIDDYVANIIQAQLLFLESVDPKKDIQIYLNTPGGSVYAGLGIYDTMQYIAPDVATICTGMAASMGAVLLCAGAEGKRTALKHSRILIHQPMGGAQGQASDIEITTREILKLKKELYDIIAQHSKQNFKKIEKDSDRDYWMTAQEAKDYGMIDEVLQRGNK
- a CDS encoding T9SS type A sorting domain-containing protein, with translation MRKLYIIFVFQLFLLNNSVLSQDFWELLPFPDSLDISCLAVNQQGDIFVGTNTNTAYDGVFRSQDDGQTWELVLDMGVYGPSSIAINESGEIFVFGGGPGWDLTKSSDNGQTWQSFTMPDYGGKVKIVAQGNDTLFVSEWASNGAMLLKSENGGLDWEVVFSTENHTSEFVADIVFAPNGDICIGLGCYLPDMGGLYKSTSGGADWEFLGLFNRMVENLEYNEQGDLIIGVRGGYDGTGGIYAIYHDDPGQIVECLAGPNINGLALNSAGHIYAGTAWPDGILVSTDYGLSFHFENNGLPYYPIGGIESDNDDYVYALMESNSHFIYRSIEPTVTSVKDINISKPNKVLSISPNPSNNMVVGRFNTTITDGLYDFRITELSGRNISCNKINIGKSTFGLDVSHLLPGFYVLTVYINESVYSANIIKR